One genomic window of Mustela lutreola isolate mMusLut2 chromosome 14, mMusLut2.pri, whole genome shotgun sequence includes the following:
- the SFT2D2 gene encoding vesicle transport protein SFT2B, with product MDKLKKVLSGQDCEDRGGLAEVVEASSLSWGTRIKGFIACFAAGIVCSLLGTFLLWVPRKGLYLFAVFYTFGNIASIGSTVFLMGPMKQLKRMFEPTRLIATIMVLLCFALTLCSAFWWHNKGLALIFCILQSLALTWYSLSYIPYARDAVKKCFAVCLA from the exons ATGGACAAGCTGAAGAAGGTGCTGAGCGGCCAGGACTGCGAGGACCGGGGCGGCCTGGCCGAG GTCGTTGAGGCGTCGTCACTGAGCTGGGGCACCAGAATAAAGGGCTTCATTGCCTGTTTTGCTGCAGGAATTGTCTGCTCACTGTTG GGGACTTTCCTGCTCTGGGTGCCCAGGAAGGGCCTGTACCTCTTCGCAGTGTTTTATACCTTTGGTAACATCGCATCGATTGGGAG CACCGTCTTCCTCATGGGCCCGATGAAGCAGCTGAAGAGGATGTTTGAGCCGACACGCTTGATCGCGACGATCATGGTGCTG TTGTGTTTTGCCCTTACCCTGTGTTCTGCTTTTTGG TGGCATAACAAGGGACTCGCGCTCATCTTCTGCATTTTGCAGTCCTTGGCCCTGACGTG GTACAGCCTTTCCTACATACCCTATGCCAG